Proteins found in one Mycoplasmopsis bovigenitalium genomic segment:
- a CDS encoding AAA family ATPase, translating to MKNLANELRPKTLSQIIGQENNVKLLSKIVENKISTSFIFYGESGTGKTSAACALANEMNLKYALFNASIENKNRLLELLQDNQIIIIDEIHRLTKNVQDVLLSYLEFDKIIIYATTTENPYFRVNPALRSRMQILRFDKLDEKQVYLGIKDVIKNYFPELKINDDNIEKLVKYSSGDYRFCLNNLQMLALLGKDKEINEQLLKTIIPNINFYSDMNGDAHYDNLSAFHKSLRGSDVDASLYYGALILKTGDYQGLFRRITCVAYEDIALADPNIALRVEAALNAVERLGFPEANLPIFYLICYMALSPKSASTYKAMKNVQSYIEQGNVYDVPKILKEAHYSSASKLGNGVGYKWPHDYEGNWINQNYLPKQVNEKFFKPDWNDIDKIVNYYKSIETRKGKK from the coding sequence ATGAAAAATTTAGCTAATGAATTAAGGCCAAAAACTCTTAGTCAAATTATAGGGCAAGAAAATAATGTTAAATTATTGAGCAAAATTGTAGAAAATAAAATTTCCACAAGCTTTATATTTTATGGCGAGTCAGGAACTGGTAAAACATCAGCAGCTTGTGCGCTAGCCAATGAAATGAATTTAAAATATGCCTTATTCAATGCAAGTATTGAAAATAAAAATAGATTATTAGAGTTACTTCAAGATAATCAAATAATAATAATTGACGAAATACACAGATTAACTAAAAATGTTCAAGATGTTTTATTATCATATTTAGAATTTGACAAAATAATTATTTATGCAACAACAACCGAAAATCCATATTTTCGAGTTAACCCTGCTCTAAGAAGCAGAATGCAAATATTGCGATTTGACAAATTAGACGAAAAACAAGTGTATTTAGGCATAAAAGATGTAATTAAAAATTACTTTCCCGAGTTGAAAATAAATGACGACAACATTGAAAAACTTGTTAAATATTCATCAGGCGATTATCGATTCTGCTTAAATAATTTACAAATGTTAGCTCTATTAGGAAAAGACAAAGAAATAAATGAACAACTTTTAAAAACAATAATACCAAACATCAACTTTTATTCAGACATGAATGGCGATGCACATTATGATAATCTTTCAGCATTTCATAAATCGTTAAGGGGTTCTGATGTTGATGCCTCGCTTTATTATGGGGCTTTAATTTTAAAAACAGGCGATTATCAAGGGCTTTTTAGGCGCATAACTTGTGTGGCTTATGAAGATATTGCACTGGCAGACCCAAATATAGCGCTTCGTGTTGAAGCAGCGCTTAACGCAGTTGAGCGCTTGGGATTTCCTGAGGCAAATTTACCAATATTTTATTTAATTTGCTATATGGCATTGAGTCCAAAAAGTGCAAGCACATATAAGGCAATGAAAAATGTTCAATCATACATTGAACAAGGAAATGTTTATGATGTGCCAAAAATATTAAAAGAAGCACACTATTCATCAGCAAGCAAACTTGGTAATGGTGTTGGTTATAAGTGACCTCATGATTATGAAGGCAACTGAATTAATCAAAATTATTTGCCAAAACAAGTTAATGAAAAATTTTTCAAACCTGATTGAAATGATATAGATAAAATTGTTAATTATTACAAAAGTATCGAAACAAGGAAAGGTAAAAAATAA
- the dnaK gene encoding molecular chaperone DnaK: MAKEIIIGIDLGTTNSVVSIVDNGTPVVLENLNGKRTTPSVVSFKDGETIVGENAKNQIETNPDTIASIKRLMGTNKTVKANGKEYKPEEISAMILANLKKYAEEKIGHKVDKAVITVPAYFNNAQRESTKLAGKIAGLEVLRIINEPTAAALSFGLDKTDSEKKVLVFDLGGGTFDVSILELADGTFEVLSTAGDNELGGDDWDNAIVNWLVEKIQKDHNYNVRENKMAMARLKQAAEKAKIDLSSSMMANISLPFLIFIEGQAPINVEASLKRSEFEQMTSHLLERTKSPIDRALSDAKLSIADISDVLLVGGSTRMPAVQTLVETKLGKKPNKSVNPDEVVAMGAAIQGAVLAGDINDILLVDVTPLTLGIETEHGIVAPLIERNTRIPTTRTKTFTTAADNQTSVTIHILQGERKLAKDNKALGTFDLNGIDPAPRGVPQIEVSFTIDANGITTVSAKDVKSGKQESKIIENSSKISDAEIDRMVKDAEANREADEKRAEEIQTIVRAETLIAKMKQSLEENKDKINEEQTKQTEEKIAELQKLLDDKNYTELKTKLDEIDKAFELIAQQMQQQQQNDQGFTEEDVKK, translated from the coding sequence ATGGCAAAAGAAATTATTATTGGTATAGACTTAGGTACAACAAACTCAGTTGTTTCTATTGTTGATAATGGAACTCCCGTTGTACTTGAAAACTTAAATGGTAAAAGAACTACTCCATCTGTTGTTTCTTTCAAAGATGGCGAAACAATCGTTGGTGAAAATGCAAAGAACCAAATCGAAACAAACCCAGACACTATTGCTTCAATTAAAAGACTAATGGGTACAAATAAAACAGTAAAAGCTAATGGAAAAGAATATAAACCAGAGGAAATTTCTGCAATGATATTAGCTAACCTTAAAAAATATGCAGAAGAAAAAATTGGCCACAAAGTTGATAAAGCAGTAATTACTGTTCCCGCTTATTTCAATAACGCGCAACGTGAATCAACCAAATTAGCAGGTAAAATTGCTGGTCTTGAAGTATTAAGAATAATTAACGAACCTACCGCAGCAGCACTTAGTTTTGGTCTAGATAAAACCGATTCAGAGAAAAAGGTTTTAGTTTTCGACCTTGGTGGTGGAACATTTGACGTTTCAATCTTGGAATTAGCTGATGGAACATTCGAAGTTCTATCAACTGCCGGTGATAATGAGTTAGGTGGTGATGACTGAGATAATGCAATAGTTAATTGACTAGTTGAAAAAATTCAAAAAGATCACAATTACAATGTTAGAGAAAATAAAATGGCGATGGCTCGCCTAAAACAAGCGGCTGAAAAAGCAAAAATCGACCTTTCTTCATCAATGATGGCAAATATTTCACTTCCTTTCTTAATTTTTATTGAAGGACAAGCACCAATTAACGTTGAAGCTTCATTAAAAAGAAGTGAATTTGAGCAAATGACATCTCATTTATTAGAGAGAACAAAATCACCAATTGATAGAGCACTTTCTGATGCTAAATTATCGATCGCTGATATTAGTGACGTTTTACTTGTTGGTGGTTCAACAAGAATGCCAGCTGTTCAAACATTAGTTGAAACAAAATTAGGTAAAAAACCAAACAAATCAGTTAACCCTGACGAAGTTGTGGCAATGGGAGCTGCTATTCAAGGTGCTGTTTTAGCGGGTGATATTAATGATATTTTACTTGTTGATGTTACTCCTTTAACATTGGGTATTGAAACAGAACATGGAATTGTTGCACCATTAATCGAAAGAAATACACGTATTCCTACCACAAGAACAAAAACCTTTACAACAGCAGCAGATAATCAAACATCTGTAACAATTCACATTCTTCAAGGTGAAAGAAAATTAGCAAAAGACAATAAAGCGCTAGGTACATTTGACCTAAATGGAATTGATCCAGCCCCAAGAGGAGTGCCTCAAATTGAAGTTTCATTCACAATTGATGCTAATGGTATTACAACAGTTTCTGCAAAAGATGTTAAATCTGGTAAACAAGAAAGCAAAATTATTGAAAATTCATCAAAAATTAGTGATGCTGAAATAGATAGAATGGTTAAAGATGCCGAAGCAAACAGAGAAGCAGACGAAAAACGCGCTGAAGAAATTCAAACAATTGTTCGTGCCGAAACTCTAATTGCAAAAATGAAACAATCACTTGAAGAAAATAAAGACAAAATAAATGAAGAACAAACAAAACAAACTGAAGAAAAAATCGCTGAGCTTCAAAAACTTCTAGATGATAAAAATTACACAGAACTAAAAACCAAACTTGATGAAATCGATAAAGCATTTGAATTAATTGCTCAACAAATGCAACAGCAACAACAAAATGACCAAGGCTTTACTGAAGAAGATGTTAAAAAATAA
- the rplT gene encoding 50S ribosomal protein L20, which produces MRVKGGTVTRARRKKWLKLAKGYFGHKSIGYKVAKQAVVKSWTYAFRDRKQVKRNFRKLWIARINAATRAEGVSYSQFINGLKKANITINRKMLSELAINEPKVFSNLVEISKNGK; this is translated from the coding sequence ATGAGAGTTAAAGGCGGAACAGTTACAAGAGCTAGAAGAAAAAAATGACTAAAATTAGCTAAAGGATATTTTGGACACAAATCAATAGGTTACAAAGTTGCTAAACAAGCAGTTGTTAAATCTTGAACATATGCATTTAGAGACCGTAAACAAGTAAAACGTAACTTTAGAAAACTATGAATCGCTCGTATTAATGCTGCTACTAGAGCAGAAGGTGTTTCATATTCACAATTTATTAACGGACTTAAAAAAGCAAACATTACAATCAACAGAAAAATGCTTTCAGAATTAGCAATCAACGAACCTAAAGTATTTTCAAACCTTGTTGAAATTTCAAAAAACGGTAAATAA
- the rpmI gene encoding 50S ribosomal protein L35: MPKMKTKSALKKRIKITGTGKVLREQAYRSHLAQNKTTKQKRQARKSVQMHASDIKRFKGLF, translated from the coding sequence ATGCCTAAAATGAAGACAAAAAGTGCTCTAAAAAAACGTATCAAAATTACTGGTACAGGTAAAGTTTTAAGAGAGCAAGCATACCGTTCACATCTAGCCCAAAATAAAACCACAAAACAAAAACGTCAAGCACGTAAATCTGTTCAAATGCACGCATCTGACATCAAAAGATTTAAAGGTCTATTTTAA
- a CDS encoding MAG0490 family ComEA-like DNA-binding protein, translated as MKKKVWILGGLLAVGLFSISLSLTLDQRGTYLKSANKSKTLKIKISGAVNNPGEFEVNFGEKLYSILKRAGPKHNANLSKLDFDSKILKNSEIYIPYDLNKGAFLKWKELNNINQLTLYGITKSTAQKVLKLRKDNESITWQQLESLKGVGQATLKKLQNILII; from the coding sequence ATGAAGAAAAAAGTGTGAATATTAGGCGGATTATTGGCAGTTGGGTTATTCAGTATATCCCTTTCTTTAACCTTGGACCAAAGGGGTACATATTTAAAATCTGCAAATAAATCAAAAACCTTGAAAATAAAAATATCTGGTGCAGTTAATAATCCAGGTGAATTTGAGGTTAATTTTGGCGAAAAATTGTATTCAATTTTAAAAAGAGCAGGCCCTAAACACAATGCAAATTTAAGCAAACTAGATTTTGATTCAAAAATATTAAAAAATAGTGAAATCTATATCCCTTATGACTTGAATAAAGGGGCATTTTTAAAGTGAAAAGAATTAAATAACATAAATCAATTAACTTTATATGGAATAACTAAATCAACTGCGCAAAAAGTATTAAAACTAAGAAAAGATAATGAATCAATAACGTGACAGCAATTAGAATCATTAAAAGGCGTTGGCCAAGCAACTCTAAAAAAATTACAAAATATATTAATAATATAA
- a CDS encoding endonuclease — MNKFKLMLAISPIAVISTSIVSISCKKVEQTKKPQKQVTTPEKDPQNDAGSSNTGGNGQNTNKIKQPSKTHTIQSEPNLRSKDPKFAEIAEKQNQGLILVEGFEGNVLEILKTNKLFFAFSKRGIVYAPEKPKGKDGWAAAKLIFRLRDQGKFNYANQSMKQGDKKTNDLIDFKINDNELTIYYKVTKYKGKNKPPYVSENVYTSVFKLEKNPNGIETHQDDFPVDQDPNNDQGTTSISNVENNPKHEKSSKIVAKSINEAKQVEYTNSNFYASLEGKSGQELIDALFEIQKAHRNKTGGYDQLHTTYRDSFVDKYYENDGSVLDIYTEIPNGNDKYNFEFGKYSDTGNREGLGMNREHLVAQSWFKKAAPMKNDAHHVWPSDKQVNALHGNLPFGEVKNGKIISSNGTKLGAGVEDGEQVVEPNDEFKGDIARAFLYFALTYKDKSIRHNRSAQRFFDSGNKINKNFLKTMLKWHYLDPISQFDLDRNNGIYKHQKNRNPFIDYPELVDVVFNGNTSYVFTNKGLAKTLIF; from the coding sequence ATGAACAAATTTAAATTAATGCTGGCAATTAGTCCCATTGCTGTTATTTCAACAAGCATTGTTTCAATATCATGTAAAAAAGTTGAACAAACAAAAAAACCTCAAAAACAAGTAACAACCCCAGAAAAAGATCCCCAAAATGATGCAGGTTCTTCAAATACTGGCGGAAATGGACAAAACACTAATAAAATCAAGCAACCTTCAAAAACTCACACCATTCAAAGCGAGCCAAATTTAAGAAGCAAAGACCCTAAATTTGCCGAAATAGCTGAAAAACAAAACCAAGGATTAATTCTTGTTGAAGGCTTTGAAGGGAATGTGCTTGAAATTTTAAAAACAAATAAATTATTTTTTGCCTTCTCTAAAAGAGGTATTGTTTATGCACCAGAAAAGCCAAAAGGCAAAGATGGATGAGCTGCCGCTAAGCTTATTTTTAGACTTAGAGATCAAGGCAAATTCAATTATGCTAACCAGTCAATGAAACAAGGCGACAAAAAGACAAATGATTTAATTGATTTTAAAATTAATGATAACGAATTAACCATTTATTACAAAGTTACTAAATACAAAGGCAAAAATAAACCGCCTTACGTTAGCGAAAATGTTTATACTTCAGTATTTAAACTTGAAAAGAATCCAAACGGAATTGAAACCCATCAAGACGATTTTCCAGTAGACCAAGATCCAAATAATGACCAAGGCACCACTTCAATAAGCAATGTTGAAAATAATCCAAAACATGAAAAAAGCTCTAAAATTGTTGCAAAATCAATCAATGAAGCAAAACAAGTTGAATATACAAATAGCAACTTTTATGCATCATTAGAAGGCAAAAGCGGTCAGGAATTAATTGATGCTCTTTTTGAAATTCAAAAAGCCCATAGAAACAAAACTGGTGGTTATGATCAATTACACACCACATATCGTGATTCATTTGTAGATAAATACTATGAAAATGATGGCAGCGTTCTTGACATATACACTGAAATTCCGAATGGAAACGACAAATATAACTTTGAATTTGGTAAATATTCAGATACAGGTAATAGAGAAGGTTTAGGAATGAACAGAGAGCACTTAGTTGCTCAGTCATGATTTAAAAAAGCAGCGCCAATGAAAAACGACGCGCACCATGTTTGACCTTCTGATAAACAAGTTAATGCACTTCATGGCAACCTTCCATTTGGCGAAGTTAAAAATGGCAAAATAATTTCAAGCAATGGCACAAAACTTGGTGCGGGAGTTGAAGATGGCGAGCAAGTTGTTGAGCCAAATGATGAATTCAAAGGGGATATTGCAAGAGCATTTTTATACTTTGCCCTAACTTATAAAGACAAAAGCATCAGACACAATCGTTCAGCACAAAGATTTTTTGATTCAGGCAACAAAATCAATAAAAATTTCTTAAAAACAATGCTTAAATGACACTATCTAGACCCAATTTCACAGTTTGATTTAGACAGAAATAATGGAATTTATAAACACCAAAAAAATCGAAACCCATTTATAGACTATCCAGAATTAGTTGATGTAGTATTTAATGGCAACACATCATATGTATTTACTAACAAAGGATTAGCCAAAACTTTAATTTTCTAA
- a CDS encoding MAG0480 family ComEC-like protein, translating into MTAIRIIKRRWPSNSKKITKYINNITNILVILSPLILHLSLTKNLETQYFWIFLYILKCLFIFAFFPKKIIFILIIASFYLIKKYIDKPQQIELGHYEMKAYVVKAGEKYAIVNVKNNNFLIYLNKYVTANPLQVGQSVEIKGNIDALENINNFHIANNVTNIINKAVVTRIYSANYSFYNLIENLTSRGSELFQKYWKMIVFGQNTHSRDILKKSAQINIVHLLVISGFHIDILFNLLFGLIKKIKNKFTYKLLNILTNSIIFYYVCTLSSYIPVLRAYLFYIFRKKFNLDSFKSLALCALVTFTINFNNIISESFILSYTATLVTILINKIFNVYKLKNTFLKVLIISVAMYIFMITWSIKFNKQINLIGIIYSFFFALIFEFIYLFSILLWWSPHFLHWIYFALDWLINIANFLSINIVADWQISNKTILIWIIFYNLLLLITLILSKKRKNKKLAV; encoded by the coding sequence GTGACAGCAATTAGAATCATTAAAAGGCGTTGGCCAAGCAACTCTAAAAAAATTACAAAATATATTAATAATATAACTAACATATTAGTTATTTTAAGTCCGCTAATATTGCATTTATCATTGACCAAAAACCTCGAAACTCAATACTTTTGGATATTTTTATACATATTAAAATGCCTATTTATTTTTGCTTTTTTTCCTAAAAAAATAATTTTTATTTTAATTATCGCAAGCTTTTATTTAATTAAAAAATATATTGATAAACCTCAACAAATTGAATTAGGCCATTATGAAATGAAAGCGTATGTGGTTAAAGCAGGAGAAAAATATGCCATAGTAAATGTAAAAAATAATAATTTTTTGATTTATTTAAATAAATATGTTACAGCAAATCCACTTCAGGTTGGTCAAAGCGTTGAAATTAAAGGAAATATAGACGCATTAGAAAATATAAATAATTTTCATATTGCAAACAATGTTACAAATATAATAAATAAAGCAGTAGTAACCCGGATTTATTCAGCCAATTATTCATTCTATAATTTGATTGAAAATTTAACTTCTAGGGGTAGTGAATTATTCCAAAAATATTGAAAAATGATTGTTTTTGGTCAAAATACTCATTCAAGAGATATACTTAAAAAATCTGCCCAAATCAACATAGTGCACCTACTTGTTATTTCAGGATTTCACATTGATATATTATTCAATTTATTATTTGGACTTATCAAAAAAATAAAAAACAAATTTACATATAAACTATTAAATATATTAACTAATTCAATTATTTTTTACTATGTTTGCACACTTTCAAGCTACATTCCAGTTCTTAGAGCCTATTTATTTTATATTTTTAGAAAAAAATTTAATTTAGATAGCTTTAAATCACTCGCGTTATGTGCCTTGGTTACTTTTACAATTAATTTTAATAATATAATTAGCGAAAGTTTCATTTTGTCATACACTGCAACACTTGTTACTATATTAATTAATAAAATTTTCAATGTTTATAAATTAAAAAATACGTTTTTAAAAGTACTTATAATAAGTGTTGCTATGTATATTTTTATGATTACGTGGTCAATAAAATTCAATAAACAAATTAATTTAATAGGAATTATTTATTCATTTTTCTTTGCTTTAATCTTTGAATTTATCTATCTTTTTTCAATTTTACTTTGATGAAGTCCACATTTTTTACATTGAATATATTTTGCCCTTGATTGATTAATTAATATTGCCAACTTTTTATCAATAAATATTGTTGCAGATTGGCAAATTTCTAATAAAACTATACTAATATGAATTATTTTTTATAACCTACTTTTACTAATAACACTTATTTTAAGCAAAAAACGAAAAAATAAAAAATTAGCAGTTTAA